From the Quercus lobata isolate SW786 chromosome 6, ValleyOak3.0 Primary Assembly, whole genome shotgun sequence genome, one window contains:
- the LOC115994351 gene encoding pentatricopeptide repeat-containing protein At4g39952, mitochondrial-like, with protein MLCLKLTHLFKRVPSSLLFSTYSTSNYLNCHLNYFLSNQTSTLQSLLQSHALIIASGNSNNLFIASKLISLYSSLNKPTSSTKVFDSVSPKDTFLWNSVIKSHFSNGNYSQALEFHLQMRAFDTTLDQFTIPMVVSTCAELMLLDHGKNIHGLVLKLGLFAENSAVGSSFVYMYVKCAQMDDAYLMFDEMCVRDVVAWTALVIGYVQNNESEKGLECLCEMHRVGGDGERPTFRTLEGGFQACGNLGALVEGRCLHGLIVKTGIGCSQVVQSSLLSMYSKCGIPGEAYHSFCEVTNKDLLSWTSLIGIYSRFGLMAEGLSLFLEMQENEIYPDGIVISSILLGFGNSMIVFEGKAFHGLIIRQHYVLDMMVHNALLSMYCKFGLLSLAEKLFRRVPEANKDSWNNMIFGYGKAGLEAKCIELFREMQWIGIEPDSNSLVSMVSSCSQLGATYLGRSLHCYIIKHSMDENVMVVSTLMDMYVKAGNLNIAWKIFCGTQRDIITWNTLISSYTYCGHYAEAVALFEEMISENLQPNSATLVIVLSACSHLASLEKGERVHCYIKERGIESNISLATALVDMYAKCGQLEKARKLFNTMKERDVISWNVIISGYGTHGHAKSAIEIFQQMEKSNVKPNGLTFLALLSACTHAGLVKEGKCLFNRMQDYSIKPNLKHYSCMIDLLGRSGNLQEAEALVLSMPFSPDGGVWGALLSACKIHNEIKTGVRIAKYAIETDPENDGYYIMMCNMYNSVGRWEEAERVREMMNERNVAKIAGWSTL; from the coding sequence ATGCTGTGTCTAAAACTCACCCACCTTTTCAAACGCGTTCCCTCCTCTCTTCTATTCTCTACATATTCAACTTCCAACTACCTTAACTGTCACCTCAACTACTTCCTCTCTAACCAAACCTCAACGCTCCAATCTCTCCTTCAATCTCATGCTCTCATCATCGCCAGTGGCAACTCAAACAACCTGTTCATAGCCTCAAAGCTTATCTCTCTCTATTCCTCTCTCAACAAACCCACTTCTTCCACCAAAGTGTTTGACTCAGTGTCTCCTAAAGACACATTTCTTTGGAACTCTGTGATCAAATCCCACTTCTCTAATGGCAATTACTCTCAAGCCCTTGAATTTCATCTCCAAATGCGAGCATTTGATACCACACTTGACCAATTTACCATTCCAATGGTTGTTTCTACTTGCGCTGAGTTGATGTTGCTAGACCATGGCAAGAACATTCATGGGTTGGTTTTGAAACTTGGGCTCTTTGCGGAGAATTCCGCGGTTGGGTCTTCATTTGTGTATATGTATGTCAAGTGTGCTCAAATGGATGATGCATATCTTatgtttgatgaaatgtgtGTTAGAGACGTGGTTGCTTGGACCGCACTTGTGATTGGGTATGTGCAGAATAATGAGAGTGAGAAGGGTTTGGAGTGTCTTTGTGAGATGCATAGGGTGGGTGGGGATGGTGAGAGACCAACTTTTAGAACATTAGAAGGTGGGTTTCAAGCTTGTGGGAACCTGGGTGCTTTAGTTGAAGGTAGATGCTTACATGGTTTAATAGTAAAAACTGGAATTGGGTGTTCACAAGTTGTTCAATCTTCGCTTTTGTCCATGTATTCCAAGTGTGGGATCCCTGGAGAAGCTTACCATTCGTTTTGTGAAGTAACTAATAAAGATCTTCTCTCATGGACATCACTCATTGGTATTTATTCAAGATTTGGGCTTATGGCTGAGGGCTTGAGTTTGTTTTTGGAAATGCAGGAGAATGAAATATACCCAGATGGAATAGTTATCAGTTCCATACTTTTGGGATTTGGTAATTCCATGATTGTCTTTGAAGGAAAAGCCTTTCACGGATTAATCATAAGGCAGCATTATGTATTGGATATGATGGTTCATAATGCATTATTGTCCATGTATTGCAAGTTTGGATTATTATCTCTTGCAGAGAAGCTCTTTCGTAGAGTACCTGAAGCAAACAAAGATTCTTGGAACAATATGATTTTTGGCTATGGTAAGGCAGGGCTGGAAGCTAAGTGCATAGAATTGTTTAGAGAGATGCAATGGATTGGCATTGAACCAGATTCAAATAGCTTGGTCTCTATGGTTTCTTCATGTTCCCAACTGGGAGCAACCTATCTTGGCCGTTCACTTCACTGCTACATAATTAAACATTCAATGGATGAAAATGTCATGGTAGTTAGTACACTCATGGACATGTATGTGAAAGCTGGCAATTTGAATATTGCATGGAAAATATTTTGTGGGACACAGAGAGATATCATCACATGGAACACATTGATCTCATCTTATACTTACTGTGGGCACTATGCAGAGGCTGTAGCCCTATTTGAAGAAATGATTTCAGAAAACTTGCAACCCAACTCAGCAACATTGGTAATAGTGCTTTCAGCTTGTTCTCATCTTGCATCTCTTGAGAAAGGAGAAAGGGTTCACTGTTACATTAAGGAAAGAGGGATTGAGTCTAATATTTCTCTGGCCACTGCATTGGTTGATATGTATGCAAAATGTGGGCAACTTGAAAAAGCAAGAAAATTGTTCAACACAATGAAAGAGAGGGATGTTATATCTTGGAATGTGATAATCTCAGGTTATGGAACGCATGGTCATGCAAAATCTGCTATCGAGATATTTCAGCAGATGGAGAAATCAAATGTTAAACCAAATGGACTCACTTTCCTTGCTCTTCTTTCAGCCTGTACTCATGCTGGGCTCGTCAAAGAAGGGAAGTGTCTATTTAATAGAATGCAAGACTATTCCATAAAACCCAACTTGAAGCATTATTCCTGTATGATAGATCTTCTAGGAAGGTCAGGTAATCTACAAGAAGCTGAAGCATTGGTCCTTTCAATGCCATTTTCTCCTGACGGTGGGGTGTGGGGTGCTTTGTTAAGTGCTTGTAAAATTCACAATGAAATTAAGACCGGTGTAAGGATTGCAAAGTATGCTATTGAGACTGACCCAGAAAATGACGGGTACTATATAATGATGTGCAACATGTATAATTCTGTTGGGAGGTGGGAGGAGGCTGAAAGGGTAAGAGAAATGATGAATGAAAGGAATGTGGCAAAGATAGCTGGTTGGAGTACACTCTAG